The following proteins are encoded in a genomic region of Desulfosporosinus youngiae DSM 17734:
- a CDS encoding AAA family ATPase, whose translation MKLDVLIGLAIGVFAFLMVMGYNVFPVGLLFVTAYVVWKFVLSRQIVKNGNGVAIATSGVDFEDIGGQSVAKKELQEALDFLLYSDRMKALGIRPLKGILLSGPTGTGKTLLAKAAARYTNSAFLSVSGSEFVEMYAGVGAERVRGLFRRAREMVRKEKKSSAIIFIDEMDILGAKRGSNVSHHEYDQTLNQLLIEMDGLKVDQGPHVLVMAATNRPEALDAALLRPGRFDRQVKVDLPDKEGRLAILQIHTKNKPLAEEVSLEEIAHETFGFSGAHLENVTNEAAILALREEAEEINKRHLHEAVEKVMLGEKLDRKPTSEELRRIAIHESGHAILAETVRPNSVSQISIRSRGNALGYVRHYPKDDLYLYTQVMLEEQIMVALAGALAEEQILGTRSTGAAGDYEQALNLVEKMLLAGMSSLGVTDVSLLNADKRQAVTKDILAELEERTMKIIENNQQSLLGITEILVAEETLTGDTLRTYLKNAA comes from the coding sequence ATGAAATTAGACGTCTTAATAGGTCTGGCTATAGGGGTTTTTGCCTTTTTGATGGTTATGGGATATAACGTGTTCCCGGTAGGTCTGCTTTTTGTGACTGCTTATGTTGTTTGGAAGTTTGTCCTTTCCCGTCAAATCGTAAAAAACGGCAACGGAGTAGCCATAGCCACCTCGGGGGTTGATTTCGAGGATATTGGAGGACAAAGCGTCGCTAAAAAGGAATTGCAGGAAGCTCTGGACTTTCTATTATACTCAGATCGCATGAAAGCCTTAGGAATTCGTCCCTTAAAGGGAATATTATTATCCGGTCCAACGGGGACCGGAAAAACCTTATTAGCCAAAGCAGCGGCAAGATATACAAACTCAGCATTCCTTTCGGTATCAGGGAGTGAATTTGTGGAAATGTATGCCGGTGTGGGAGCGGAACGTGTACGGGGCTTGTTTCGCAGAGCACGTGAAATGGTACGCAAGGAAAAGAAGTCCAGCGCGATTATTTTTATCGATGAAATGGATATCTTAGGGGCCAAGCGTGGAAGTAATGTTTCCCACCATGAATATGATCAGACCCTTAATCAACTTTTAATAGAAATGGATGGCTTGAAAGTAGATCAAGGTCCTCATGTCCTTGTCATGGCTGCAACCAATCGCCCGGAGGCCTTAGATGCGGCATTGCTTCGTCCGGGGCGGTTTGACCGGCAGGTGAAAGTAGACCTTCCTGATAAAGAAGGACGTCTGGCTATCTTGCAAATTCACACCAAAAATAAGCCCTTAGCTGAAGAGGTTAGTTTGGAAGAAATTGCCCACGAAACATTCGGTTTTTCAGGTGCTCATTTAGAGAATGTCACCAATGAAGCAGCTATTCTCGCTTTGCGTGAGGAGGCTGAGGAGATTAATAAGCGCCACTTACATGAAGCTGTCGAAAAAGTGATGTTGGGAGAAAAACTTGACCGGAAACCAACCTCTGAAGAATTACGCCGTATTGCCATCCATGAGAGCGGGCATGCGATCCTTGCCGAAACAGTTCGTCCAAACTCCGTTTCGCAGATATCGATCCGCTCAAGGGGAAACGCTTTAGGCTATGTCCGGCATTATCCAAAGGATGATTTGTATCTTTATACACAGGTAATGCTGGAAGAACAGATTATGGTTGCTTTAGCGGGAGCATTGGCAGAAGAGCAGATTTTAGGTACACGGAGTACCGGAGCAGCGGGTGATTATGAACAAGCCTTAAATCTTGTGGAGAAGATGCTTCTTGCAGGAATGTCTTCTTTGGGAGTTACAGATGTCTCCCTCTTAAATGCGGATAAACGCCAGGCTGTTACCAAGGATATCCTGGCGGAACTTGAAGAACGGACGATGAAGATTATTGAGAACAACCAACAATCCTTATTAGGGATCACTGAGATTCTTGTGGCTGAAGAAACCTTAACTGGCGATACTTTGCGAACCTATCTAAAAAACGCAGCCTGA
- the pgsA gene encoding CDP-diacylglycerol--glycerol-3-phosphate 3-phosphatidyltransferase gives MNLPNRLTLARIILIPVFMSFLLLKVPKGYTLFPHQDLVAAVIFILAAATDGLDGYIARRRNQVTNLGKFMDPLADKLLVSAALISLVQLGEVTAWIAWIILAREFAVTGLRAIAAVDRVVISASKLGKIKTITQVIAISAILLKDWPLSLIGIHIGQPLLYIALFFTVISGFDYLLKSRKLLRK, from the coding sequence GTGAATTTACCCAATCGCTTAACTCTAGCCCGGATTATATTAATACCGGTGTTTATGAGCTTTTTACTGCTGAAGGTCCCTAAAGGTTATACTCTGTTTCCCCATCAAGACCTAGTGGCGGCTGTGATTTTTATCCTGGCTGCTGCTACAGATGGTTTGGATGGCTATATTGCTCGCAGGCGGAATCAGGTTACGAACTTGGGCAAATTTATGGATCCCTTAGCTGATAAACTCTTGGTTTCCGCCGCACTCATTTCTTTAGTTCAGCTTGGAGAGGTGACAGCCTGGATTGCCTGGATCATCTTAGCCAGAGAGTTTGCGGTGACAGGATTGCGGGCTATTGCAGCGGTGGACAGGGTTGTAATTAGCGCCAGTAAACTTGGTAAAATTAAAACGATTACTCAAGTCATTGCGATTTCCGCAATCCTTCTGAAGGATTGGCCTCTTTCACTCATTGGTATTCATATTGGTCAGCCCCTGTTGTACATAGCCCTGTTTTTCACAGTTATTTCGGGGTTTGATTATTTGCTTAAATCACGTAAATTGCTGCGCAAGTGA
- the rimO gene encoding 30S ribosomal protein S12 methylthiotransferase RimO: MTKKVAVVTLGCPKNQVDSEVMSGLLAQNHIFIENPEEADVIIVNTCTFIQSAKEESIEAIFEMASLKKTGACRTLIATGCLAQRYGSELMQDIPELDGVLGTGNIDEITKLVETAEGSRTSLIKEGAPDFLHTEQMARIRSTPDYLAYVKVAEGCDNYCTYCVIPYVRGHFRSRTEESVILEVQEMAAQGVKEILVMGQDTTRYGQDLYKELRLPQLIRKLAGIEGIEWIRLMYCYPERFTDELIETMRQEPKVCKYIDLPLQHADNKILKDMNRRGTIEQAETLIEKLRTAMPEITIRTTMITGFPGETEQEFQTMVDFIQRVQFDRLGVFSYSQEENTPAGQREDQIPPEVREQRRDHIMQIQQSISRQRLRRWLGRVVTVLLEMKLPDGRWMGRTEGDAPEIDGQVYIPDTQTSLNVGDMIKVRIIEADNYDLMGVVVS, encoded by the coding sequence TTGACTAAGAAAGTTGCAGTTGTCACTTTGGGATGTCCGAAAAATCAGGTGGACAGCGAAGTAATGTCAGGATTACTGGCCCAAAATCACATATTTATCGAAAACCCTGAAGAAGCGGATGTTATTATTGTAAATACTTGTACTTTTATTCAATCTGCCAAGGAAGAATCCATTGAAGCGATTTTTGAAATGGCGAGTCTTAAGAAAACCGGTGCTTGCCGAACCCTGATTGCGACGGGTTGTCTGGCTCAGCGCTATGGTTCCGAATTAATGCAGGATATCCCGGAATTAGATGGTGTGCTTGGAACAGGAAATATTGATGAAATTACCAAACTAGTTGAGACTGCCGAAGGATCACGAACCTCTTTGATCAAAGAAGGCGCGCCGGATTTTCTCCACACTGAGCAGATGGCGAGAATTCGATCTACGCCGGATTATTTAGCTTATGTCAAGGTTGCAGAGGGCTGTGATAATTACTGCACCTATTGTGTCATTCCTTATGTCCGCGGACATTTTCGCAGTCGCACGGAGGAATCGGTGATACTCGAAGTACAGGAGATGGCTGCTCAGGGAGTTAAGGAAATCCTTGTTATGGGGCAAGATACCACGCGCTATGGGCAGGATCTCTATAAGGAACTCCGTCTTCCTCAACTCATTCGCAAGCTGGCAGGCATTGAGGGAATCGAATGGATTCGCTTGATGTATTGCTATCCGGAGCGTTTTACCGATGAATTGATCGAAACTATGCGGCAGGAACCAAAAGTCTGCAAATATATTGATTTGCCCTTACAACATGCGGACAATAAGATCCTGAAAGATATGAATCGGCGCGGTACCATAGAGCAAGCCGAAACGTTGATCGAAAAATTACGGACGGCTATGCCGGAAATAACCATTCGAACGACCATGATCACTGGTTTCCCGGGTGAAACTGAGCAAGAATTTCAAACGATGGTTGATTTTATTCAACGGGTTCAATTTGACCGGCTTGGAGTGTTTTCCTATTCTCAGGAAGAAAATACGCCGGCGGGTCAAAGAGAGGATCAGATTCCACCAGAGGTTCGCGAACAGCGCAGAGATCATATAATGCAAATACAACAATCCATATCCCGGCAGCGGCTGCGGCGATGGCTTGGCCGGGTTGTAACCGTGCTGCTGGAAATGAAACTACCGGATGGACGGTGGATGGGGCGAACAGAAGGGGACGCTCCTGAAATTGACGGGCAGGTCTATATCCCTGATACTCAGACCTCACTAAATGTGGGAGATATGATCAAAGTTCGCATTATTGAGGCGGATAACTACGATTTAATGGGAGTGGTTGTCTCGTGA
- the phoU gene encoding phosphate signaling complex protein PhoU gives MRQSLNEGQLVLIQRLKDMGGEVERILQGCMQTLITLDRGQAEFWITEDQKINDYERQVDDECVRLIATQQPVAKDLRKIISAMKISTDLERMGDLAIDIAKIVRRIEGPLLKELVDIPHMAEKALAMMKQGLEAYAGEDMELAHDLAVQDDQVDKLYNKVLRDLLIIMTENPDVLDQGMYLAFVGRYLERFADHATNIGENVIYIATAGRQDLNK, from the coding sequence ATGCGTCAGTCGCTAAATGAAGGACAGCTTGTTTTAATACAACGGCTTAAAGATATGGGAGGGGAAGTTGAGCGCATTCTTCAGGGGTGTATGCAAACCTTGATAACCCTAGACCGGGGACAGGCAGAATTTTGGATAACAGAGGATCAGAAAATCAATGATTATGAACGTCAGGTCGATGATGAATGTGTACGTTTAATCGCTACCCAGCAGCCGGTAGCCAAGGACTTGCGGAAGATTATTTCAGCTATGAAAATATCGACGGATCTGGAACGGATGGGGGATCTGGCCATTGATATTGCTAAGATTGTACGTAGAATAGAAGGGCCCTTATTAAAAGAGCTGGTTGATATTCCCCATATGGCCGAAAAGGCTCTGGCAATGATGAAACAAGGCCTGGAAGCCTACGCTGGGGAGGATATGGAACTTGCCCATGATTTGGCCGTTCAAGACGACCAAGTGGACAAACTTTATAATAAAGTTTTGCGGGATTTGTTAATTATCATGACAGAAAATCCGGACGTCTTGGATCAAGGCATGTACTTAGCGTTTGTAGGCAGATATCTTGAACGGTTCGCTGATCATGCCACCAATATCGGAGAAAATGTCATCTATATTGCTACGGCAGGGAGACAGGACTTAAATAAATAA
- the pstB gene encoding phosphate ABC transporter ATP-binding protein PstB — protein sequence MSHSLSVRQLEAWYGSNQTLKGINMEIISNHVTAIIGPSGCGKSTFVRCINRMHETLSGAKVKGEIILDGKSIYEQDPVVLRKMVGMVFQKPNPFPSMSIYENVVAGVRLNGMRDKQTLQGIAEKSLRMAALWDEVKDRLNYSGMSLSGGQQQRLCIARALAVEPSVLLMDEPASALDPIATLHIEELIRQLKEDYTILIVTHNMQQAARIADSTAFFLSGELIEHGPTSGIFTNPKDKRTEDYITGRFG from the coding sequence ATGAGTCATAGCTTAAGTGTTCGTCAGCTGGAAGCCTGGTATGGGTCTAATCAGACCCTGAAAGGCATAAATATGGAAATTATATCGAATCATGTGACAGCGATTATTGGTCCGTCGGGGTGCGGGAAATCAACCTTTGTCCGCTGTATTAATCGTATGCACGAGACACTGTCAGGTGCGAAGGTTAAAGGGGAAATTATTTTAGACGGTAAAAGCATTTATGAGCAAGACCCTGTAGTGTTGCGGAAAATGGTAGGGATGGTATTTCAAAAGCCTAATCCCTTTCCTTCCATGAGCATCTATGAGAATGTCGTTGCCGGAGTCCGGCTTAATGGGATGCGGGACAAGCAAACCTTACAAGGCATCGCGGAGAAAAGTTTGCGTATGGCAGCTTTGTGGGATGAAGTAAAAGACCGTTTAAATTATTCAGGCATGAGCTTGTCAGGCGGACAACAGCAGCGCCTTTGTATTGCCAGAGCTTTAGCAGTAGAACCGTCTGTTTTGCTCATGGATGAGCCGGCCTCGGCCTTAGATCCCATTGCGACCTTGCACATCGAGGAATTAATCAGGCAGCTGAAAGAAGATTACACCATCCTCATTGTAACCCACAATATGCAGCAGGCAGCGCGAATAGCAGATTCCACCGCATTTTTCCTTAGTGGGGAACTGATAGAACATGGACCGACTTCGGGTATTTTTACCAATCCGAAGGATAAGCGGACAGAGGATTACATAACGGGTCGTTTTGGATGA
- the pstA gene encoding phosphate ABC transporter permease PstA, giving the protein MNDVFRKYRNYLMLGVFIAATIIALIPLFGVLGYVLKNGLSALNMQFFVSLPKAMGLPGGGMANAIVGTLIMVLLASLIGIPMGILAAIYLTEYDRHSWLSTAVRFATDVLTGIPSIIVGIVIYTAVVLKMGNFSALAGGLALAIIMIPLIIRSTEEMLKLVSHSIREAGYALGISKGKTILRIVLPTAAKGIITGAMLAVARVAGETAPLLFTALGNQYWARSLNEPTASLPVQIFQYATSPYKEWHQLAWAGSLVLILMVIILNLAARFAFRSRSS; this is encoded by the coding sequence ATGAATGATGTTTTCCGTAAATATCGGAATTATCTGATGCTGGGTGTCTTTATTGCAGCGACCATTATTGCCTTGATTCCACTGTTCGGAGTCCTTGGTTATGTTTTGAAAAATGGGTTGAGTGCCTTGAATATGCAGTTTTTTGTCAGTTTACCTAAAGCAATGGGTTTGCCGGGAGGAGGCATGGCCAATGCCATTGTAGGTACCTTGATCATGGTTTTGCTTGCCAGCCTGATTGGTATTCCAATGGGTATCCTTGCGGCAATTTATTTGACAGAATATGATCGCCACAGTTGGCTGAGTACAGCTGTTCGTTTTGCAACCGATGTTCTAACGGGAATCCCCTCAATTATTGTCGGAATTGTTATATATACGGCAGTGGTTTTGAAAATGGGGAATTTTTCGGCTCTGGCCGGAGGGCTTGCTCTGGCAATTATTATGATCCCCTTAATCATTCGATCGACGGAGGAAATGTTAAAGCTTGTTTCTCATTCAATCAGGGAAGCAGGTTATGCTTTGGGAATTTCTAAAGGGAAAACTATTTTGCGAATTGTATTGCCTACCGCTGCCAAAGGAATTATCACTGGGGCGATGCTGGCAGTAGCACGTGTGGCCGGAGAAACAGCTCCTTTGTTATTCACCGCCTTAGGCAACCAATATTGGGCACGCTCTCTGAATGAACCGACAGCTTCTTTGCCGGTTCAAATCTTTCAGTATGCTACTTCTCCCTATAAAGAGTGGCACCAACTGGCTTGGGCAGGATCTTTAGTATTGATACTAATGGTGATCATTTTGAATTTAGCGGCACGGTTTGCATTTCGGTCTCGAAGCAGCTAG
- the pstC gene encoding phosphate ABC transporter permease subunit PstC, producing MSKTHKLTASIGDQILRFLTLLMAMGVLVLMVWMGWQTYDGARPSIQTFGLGFLTSRVWDPVKEQFGALPFIYGTLVTSLLALLLAAPIGLGVAIFLNEMAESRFRAVVGFLVEMLAAIPSVVYGLWGIFVLAPWLKETVEPGLAKWLGFIPLFQGTPVGFGMLAGGLILAVMILPTIAAISREVMAAVPDMQREAALALGATKWEMIRVAVLPYAKSGIMGGIMLGLGRALGETMAVTMVIGNRPDILPSLFAPAYSMAAVIANEFTEATYDLYLSALVEIGLILFGITLVLNFFARLLVWSVARGPKGGSLV from the coding sequence ATGAGTAAGACACATAAACTTACAGCTTCGATAGGGGATCAAATTTTGAGATTCCTGACACTCTTAATGGCTATGGGTGTCTTGGTACTCATGGTTTGGATGGGCTGGCAGACGTACGATGGGGCACGCCCAAGCATTCAAACATTTGGACTTGGCTTCCTTACCAGCCGTGTTTGGGACCCGGTAAAGGAACAATTTGGAGCGCTTCCCTTTATATATGGAACATTAGTCACTTCTCTGCTGGCCTTGCTCCTGGCGGCCCCAATTGGTCTGGGAGTAGCAATTTTCTTGAATGAAATGGCTGAGTCGAGGTTTCGTGCTGTGGTTGGTTTTTTAGTAGAGATGCTGGCTGCGATTCCCAGTGTTGTCTACGGATTATGGGGGATTTTTGTCCTGGCCCCCTGGCTTAAGGAAACGGTTGAACCTGGGCTGGCTAAGTGGTTAGGGTTTATCCCACTCTTTCAGGGTACTCCTGTCGGCTTTGGTATGTTAGCCGGAGGATTGATTCTGGCAGTGATGATTTTGCCTACGATTGCGGCCATCTCCAGAGAGGTGATGGCCGCTGTGCCTGATATGCAGCGGGAAGCTGCTCTGGCTTTAGGAGCAACAAAGTGGGAGATGATTCGGGTAGCCGTGCTGCCCTATGCCAAATCAGGCATTATGGGGGGAATTATGCTTGGTTTAGGCCGGGCACTAGGTGAGACGATGGCTGTAACAATGGTCATCGGTAATCGCCCTGATATCCTTCCCTCCTTATTTGCGCCTGCTTATTCTATGGCAGCGGTAATTGCCAACGAGTTTACGGAAGCTACATATGACCTTTATTTAAGTGCACTCGTTGAAATAGGGCTGATATTATTTGGAATCACTCTCGTTCTTAATTTTTTTGCCCGACTTCTTGTTTGGTCCGTAGCGCGTGGTCCGAAGGGAGGCAGCCTTGTATGA
- the pstS gene encoding phosphate ABC transporter substrate-binding protein PstS: protein MFRKKEKFLTCLLWMVLVLALAGCGDKTPGTPAGQENTGKASLTGSGSSFVYPLLNQQIEEYRKQNPNITINYQSTGSGAGIKQVSEQTIDFGATDGLMTDDQLKAAKGGKLLHIPLTLGAVAVTYNLPDVPKDLKISPAVLADIFLGKITNWNDQTIAADNPGVSLPDAKITVAHRSDGSGTTYIFSDYLNSISPEWSSKVGKGTSLNWPAGLGGKGNSGVAGVIQQTSGAIGYLELAYAVQNNLPYAMLKNKEGKWIAPNLQSTSAAAAGATIPDDMRVSIVNAPGPDAYPIAGFAWALLYQDQTDKAKGAALVNFINWAIHDGQALAEGLHYAKLPGDLVGREEGMLKSITFQGQPLLK, encoded by the coding sequence ATGTTTAGAAAAAAAGAAAAGTTTTTAACCTGCTTACTATGGATGGTATTAGTTCTTGCCCTTGCCGGGTGCGGAGACAAGACTCCGGGTACGCCGGCAGGACAAGAAAACACCGGGAAAGCAAGTCTGACGGGGTCGGGCAGTTCGTTTGTCTATCCTCTCTTAAATCAACAAATAGAAGAGTACCGCAAGCAAAATCCAAACATTACGATTAACTATCAGAGTACGGGCAGCGGCGCAGGGATTAAGCAAGTTTCAGAGCAAACCATCGATTTTGGAGCAACCGATGGATTAATGACAGATGACCAGCTTAAGGCAGCAAAAGGCGGTAAATTATTACACATTCCCTTGACATTGGGGGCTGTAGCCGTCACCTATAATCTTCCCGATGTACCAAAGGATTTAAAAATTAGTCCTGCGGTGCTGGCGGACATTTTTCTGGGGAAAATTACAAATTGGAACGATCAAACCATTGCAGCGGATAATCCGGGTGTATCTTTGCCGGATGCAAAAATTACAGTGGCACATCGTTCTGATGGGAGCGGCACAACCTATATATTTTCAGATTATCTTAACAGCATCAGTCCGGAATGGTCAAGCAAGGTAGGCAAAGGGACTTCATTAAATTGGCCGGCGGGGCTTGGCGGCAAAGGGAATTCCGGTGTTGCCGGTGTTATTCAGCAAACCTCCGGAGCAATCGGATATCTGGAGCTAGCCTATGCTGTACAAAATAACTTGCCCTATGCCATGCTGAAAAACAAAGAAGGAAAATGGATAGCTCCTAATCTTCAATCAACATCTGCGGCCGCAGCCGGAGCAACCATTCCAGATGATATGAGAGTATCAATCGTCAATGCTCCGGGACCTGATGCTTATCCCATTGCCGGCTTTGCCTGGGCATTACTATATCAGGATCAAACGGATAAAGCCAAAGGTGCAGCATTAGTTAATTTCATAAATTGGGCTATTCATGATGGGCAGGCTCTTGCTGAAGGGCTGCACTATGCAAAACTGCCCGGGGATTTAGTTGGTCGTGAAGAAGGGATGCTTAAATCGATCACGTTTCAGGGGCAGCCTTTATTGAAGTAA
- a CDS encoding YgiQ family radical SAM protein: MRTRNFLPMNRRDMETVGWNELDFLLITGDAYVDHPSFGIAIIARVLEKHGFRVGIVAQPDWKNLEDFRVMGKPRLACLISGGNLDSMVNHYTAAKKKRHQDAYSPGGESGLRPDRATIVYANRVREALPGIPVIIGGIEASLRRFAHYDYWSNEVRRSILLDSQADLLVFGMGETSIVEVAERLNNGEQIDQIWDVRGTMVPLRGEAVPHDALVLPGFDEVLKDKKKYAEAFWVQYNQQDPFLGKPMVQAHGRKSVLQNKPALPLTQAEMDAVYALPFMGTYHPSYEEQGGVPAIEEVEFSLTSVRGCFGSCSFCALTFHQGRIIQSRSAESITREAEKMTWNSRFKGYIHDVGGPTANFRRPACKKQLTKGACSHKQCLFPEPCANLENDHEEYIDLLRRLRNLPRVKKVFVRSGIRYDAVLADRKSKFIRELCEHHVSGQLKVAPEHVSDTVLNLMGKPGKGVYEEFVQEFRKTNERLGKKQYLVPYLMSSHPGSTLKEAVELAEYVRDMGVNPEQVQDFIPTPGTLSTCMYYSGLDPRTMQAVYVPRSMHEKAMQRALIQYRNPKNYALVEKALRAAHREDLIGHGPKCLIRPGNYGRDDQKETGIGRAKRPRRSGMKKKDAWGKDVQAKDTPVKEQSGKANKDRSGKSGRFRDIRNAEAPHKSTAGKSERSKNAGSLKSPPTKIKPKAKQKRK; the protein is encoded by the coding sequence ATGCGTACACGAAATTTTTTGCCTATGAATCGACGGGATATGGAGACGGTTGGCTGGAATGAACTGGATTTTCTTCTGATTACCGGAGATGCCTATGTGGATCATCCGAGTTTTGGGATTGCTATTATCGCTCGTGTTCTGGAAAAGCACGGTTTCCGGGTGGGAATTGTGGCTCAGCCTGATTGGAAGAATCTTGAGGATTTCCGGGTGATGGGAAAACCCCGCTTGGCTTGTTTGATATCCGGCGGGAATCTGGATTCTATGGTCAATCACTATACAGCGGCTAAGAAAAAACGACATCAAGACGCTTATTCTCCCGGCGGAGAATCTGGTCTGCGTCCCGATCGGGCTACTATTGTCTATGCAAATCGGGTCAGGGAAGCTTTACCCGGTATTCCAGTGATTATAGGAGGGATTGAAGCTTCCTTGAGACGCTTTGCCCATTACGATTATTGGAGCAATGAGGTTCGAAGGTCCATTCTTTTGGACAGTCAGGCGGACTTATTGGTCTTTGGCATGGGAGAAACGTCGATCGTAGAGGTTGCGGAACGTCTTAATAACGGGGAACAGATTGACCAGATATGGGATGTAAGGGGTACTATGGTACCTTTGAGAGGAGAGGCCGTACCCCATGATGCCCTGGTTCTTCCGGGCTTCGACGAAGTCCTTAAGGATAAGAAAAAATATGCTGAAGCTTTTTGGGTGCAATATAACCAACAGGATCCTTTTTTAGGAAAGCCTATGGTTCAAGCTCATGGACGAAAAAGCGTGCTGCAAAATAAGCCTGCACTTCCTTTAACCCAAGCCGAAATGGATGCTGTTTATGCCCTGCCGTTTATGGGAACCTATCATCCATCCTATGAGGAACAAGGGGGAGTCCCGGCTATAGAGGAAGTAGAGTTTAGTTTGACCAGTGTGAGAGGATGTTTTGGGTCATGCTCTTTTTGTGCCTTAACTTTTCATCAAGGGCGCATCATTCAAAGCAGAAGCGCAGAATCAATTACCAGAGAAGCAGAGAAAATGACTTGGAATTCCCGCTTTAAAGGATACATCCATGATGTAGGGGGTCCGACGGCCAACTTCCGGCGTCCGGCCTGCAAGAAACAATTAACCAAGGGAGCTTGTTCACACAAACAGTGTCTATTTCCTGAGCCATGCGCTAATTTGGAAAATGATCATGAGGAATACATTGATCTCTTGCGTCGTTTGCGTAACTTACCAAGGGTGAAAAAAGTATTCGTTCGTTCCGGCATCCGTTATGATGCGGTGTTGGCCGATCGAAAATCCAAATTTATCCGCGAACTTTGCGAGCACCATGTCAGTGGTCAATTAAAAGTTGCGCCTGAACACGTTAGTGATACGGTTCTGAACCTAATGGGCAAACCAGGCAAGGGTGTGTATGAAGAGTTTGTGCAGGAGTTCCGCAAGACGAATGAGAGATTAGGAAAAAAACAATACCTTGTGCCTTATCTGATGTCCTCACACCCTGGAAGCACGCTTAAAGAAGCCGTCGAACTGGCGGAGTATGTTCGGGACATGGGCGTGAATCCTGAACAAGTACAGGATTTTATTCCAACCCCAGGAACCCTTTCTACTTGCATGTATTACTCCGGTTTGGATCCCAGGACGATGCAAGCGGTTTATGTCCCCCGCAGCATGCATGAGAAGGCTATGCAGAGGGCTTTAATTCAGTACCGGAATCCCAAAAACTATGCCTTAGTTGAAAAAGCTTTACGTGCAGCACATCGTGAAGATCTAATTGGGCATGGACCAAAGTGTCTGATACGGCCTGGAAATTATGGGCGTGATGATCAGAAAGAGACTGGTATCGGGAGAGCTAAACGTCCAAGACGATCCGGCATGAAGAAAAAGGATGCTTGGGGTAAGGATGTCCAAGCCAAAGATACGCCGGTCAAAGAACAGTCAGGAAAGGCCAATAAAGATAGATCAGGAAAGTCAGGCCGGTTCAGGGATATCAGGAATGCTGAAGCACCTCATAAAAGCACAGCAGGCAAATCAGAGCGCTCAAAGAATGCCGGGAGTCTGAAATCCCCGCCAACGAAGATAAAACCTAAAGCTAAACAAAAACGAAAATAA
- a CDS encoding flagellar motor protein MotB: MNKHKKEHHEEHADEAWLLPYADLLTLLLALFIILFASSQVDEKKYAQIMHGLNSAFNGGINVFEESNSISIEDIPAKDIKNIHDYGQDQALDNQINREKQDMEAIKKKLDLFISENGLTMQLQTNVTSDMLKITIQDYALFDSGMAVVKPEAQKLASVISDMLSMYPGYKVEVAGHTDNIPIKNHEFDSNWDLSSRRSLNFMKYLLNSNDLNQARFRSIGYGEYQPIASNETPEGRAKNRRVEVNIIRNTIEAKAIIP, encoded by the coding sequence TTGAACAAGCATAAAAAAGAACACCATGAAGAACACGCAGATGAAGCATGGTTACTCCCCTATGCAGATTTGTTAACGTTATTATTGGCATTATTTATCATATTATTTGCATCCAGTCAGGTTGATGAAAAAAAATATGCTCAGATTATGCATGGCTTGAACAGTGCTTTCAATGGGGGGATCAATGTTTTTGAGGAATCAAATAGCATATCAATTGAGGATATTCCGGCTAAAGATATTAAAAACATTCATGATTATGGCCAAGACCAAGCCCTGGATAATCAAATAAACAGAGAAAAACAGGATATGGAAGCCATTAAGAAAAAGCTTGATCTTTTTATTTCGGAAAACGGCCTGACTATGCAACTTCAGACTAATGTGACAAGCGATATGCTGAAGATCACGATTCAAGATTATGCTTTATTTGATTCAGGAATGGCTGTCGTAAAACCAGAGGCTCAAAAACTGGCTTCGGTCATTTCAGACATGCTAAGCATGTATCCAGGTTACAAAGTTGAAGTAGCTGGGCATACTGATAATATCCCGATTAAAAATCACGAATTTGATTCGAATTGGGATTTAAGCTCAAGACGGTCTTTGAACTTTATGAAATATCTGTTGAATTCCAATGACCTTAATCAAGCTCGATTTCGTTCCATTGGATATGGTGAGTATCAACCGATTGCCAGCAATGAAACGCCGGAGGGCCGTGCAAAAAACCGGCGCGTTGAAGTGAATATTATTCGAAATACCATAGAAGCTAAAGCTATTATTCCATGA